From a single Glycine soja cultivar W05 chromosome 19, ASM419377v2, whole genome shotgun sequence genomic region:
- the LOC114400381 gene encoding boron transporter 1-like — protein sequence MEETFVPFEGIKNDLRGRLMCYKQDWSGGIKAGLRIWAPTTYIFFASAIPVISFGEQLERDTDGVLTAVQTLASTSICGIIHSILGGQPLLILGVAEPTVIMYTFMFNFAKERPELGRDLFLAWTGWVCVWTALLLFLFAILGACSIINRFTRIAGELFGMLIAMLFMQQAIKGLVDEFRIPERQNSKSIEFIPSWRFANGMFALVLSFGLLLTALRSRKARSWRYGTGWLRSLIADYGVPLMVLVWTGVSYIPAGSVPHGIPRRLFSPNPWSPGAYENWTVIKDMVHVPVVYIIGAFIPATMIAVLYYFDHSVASQLAQQKEFNLRKPSSYHYDLLLLGFLTLMCGLIGIPPANGVIPQSPMHTKSLATLKHQLLRNKLVVTARKSMGKNASLGQLYGNMLEAYNQMQTPLVYQDPSARAQGLRELKESTIQAATSMGNVDAPVDETIFDVEKEIDDLLPVEVKEQRLSNLLQSTMVGGCVAAMPLLKKIPTSVLWGYFAFMAIESLPGNQFWERILLLFTAPSRRYKVLEDYHATFVETVPFKTIATFTIFQTIYLLICFGLTWVPIAGVMFPMMIMLLVPVRQYFLPKFFKGVHLQDLDAAAYEEQTALPFNLATHSEFGAGASQVGEGEILDEVITRSRGEFRHTSSPKITSSTPTPRTDPKSHLSPRLSFSARVGEFKTEQSPRSGARGPLSPKAGEVRLSNLGRSPLNPDSKQQDQN from the exons ATGGAAGAAACATTTGTACCCTTTGAAGGAATCAAGAATGATCTGAGAGGAAGGTTGATGTGCTACAAGCAAGATTGGTCGGGTGGAATCAAAGCAGGTTTAAG GATTTGGGCCCCCACCACATACATATTCTTTGCTTCCGCAATACCAGTCATTTCATTCGGGGAACAACTAGAACGAGATACTG ATGGTGTTCTAACTGCTGTTCAAACATTGGCATCCACTTCAATATGTGGCATTATACACTCAATCCTTGGAGGTCAACCTTTATTGATTTTAGGAGTGGCAGAGCCTACGGTGATCATGTACACGTTCATGTTCAATTTTGCGAAAGAGAGACCAGAGTTGGGCCGGGATTTGTTTCTGGCATGGACTGGAtg GGTATGTGTCTGGACTGCACTGTTGCTATTCTTGTTTGCCATCTTAGGGGCTTGCTCTATAATCAACAGGTTTACCCGTATTGCAGGAGAGTTGTTTGGCATGCTTATTGCAATGCTCTTCATGCAGCAAGCTATCAAA GGACTCGTGGATGAGTTTCGCATACCAGAGagacaaaattcaaaatcaatcgAGTTTATACCTTCATGGAGGTTTGCTAATGGGATGTTTGCTTTAGTCCTTTCGTTTGGCCTTCTTCTCACTGCATTAAGAAGCAGAAAGGCTAGATCATGGCGTTATGGTACCG GTTGGCTTCGCAGCCTAATAGCTGACTATGGTGTGCCTCTTATGGTCCTAGTTTGGACAGGTGTATCCTACATACCAGCTGGAAGTGTTCCACATGGTATTCCAAGGCGTCTGTTTAGCCCAAATCCATGGTCACCGGGTGCATATGAGAATTGGACTGTTATTAAG GATATGGTTCATGTTCCTGTTGTGTACATAATCGGAGCATTTATCCCAGCAACCATGATTGCAGTACTTTATTACTTTGACCATAGTGTGGCTTCCCAGCTTGCCCAGCAGAAAGAGTTCAATTTGAGAAAGCCATCTTCTTACCATTATGACTTGCTCCTTTTGGGATTTTTG ACCTTAATGTGTGGCCTGATTGGAATTCCTCCTGCAAATGGAGTCATACCACAGTCTCCAATGCACACAAAAAGTCTGGCAACTCTTAAACATCAG TTGCTTCGTAACAAACTGGTGGTAACCGCACGAAAAAGTATGGGAAAGAATGCTAGTTTAGGACAGTTATATGGCAACATGCTAGAAGCCTACAATCAAATGCAGACCCCTCTTGTTTACCAGGACCCCTCTGCTCGA GCACAAGGACTAAGAGAACTTAAAGAATCAACCATTCAAGCAGCTACCAGTATGGGAAACGTGGATGCCCCAGTAGATGAGACTATATTTGATGTTGAGAAAGAAATAGACGACCTGCTTCCTGTTGAGGTAAAGGAACAGCGTCTCAGTAACTTGCTTCAATCAACAATGGTGGGAGGATGCGTTGCGGCCATGCCTTTACTCAAGAAGATCCCAACCTCAGTCCTTTGGGGTTACTTTGCCTTCATGGCCATTGAAAGTTTGCCAGGAAACCAGTTTTGGGAAAGAATCCTATTACTCTTCACTGCACCAAGCAGAAGATACaa GGTGCTTGAGGATTACCATGCTACTTTCGTAGAAACAGTTCCTTTCAAGACAATAGCAACATTCACCATTTTCCAAACCATTTATCTTCTTATATGTTTTGGACTAACATGGGTTCCTATTGCCGGGGTCATGTTTCCTATGATGATCATGCTCTTAGTTCCGGTTAGACAGTACTTTCTCCCCAAGTTTTTCAAAGGGGTACACCTTCAAGATTTGGATGCAGCAGCATATGAAGAGCAAACAGCTCTACCATTCAACCTTGCAACA CACTCGGAGTTTGGAGCTGGTGCTTCTCAAGTTGGAGAAGGTGAAATCCTAGATGAAGTTATTACTAGAAGCCGTGGAGAGTTTAGGCACACTAGCAGTCCAAAGATCACAAGCTCCACCCCAACACCAAGAACTGATCCTAAAAGCCATTTAAGCCCACGCCTCTCATTTAGTGCTCGCGTGGGTGAGTTCAAAACTGAGCAGAGTCCACGATCTGGTGCAAGAGGTCCCCTCAGTCCAAAGGCAGGAGAAGTGAGATTATCAAATCTGGGAAGAAGTCCACTTAATCCAGATTCA